In Bacteroidales bacterium, a single window of DNA contains:
- a CDS encoding thioesterase, with translation MKKIAIQDTYGERFQHCWGCGPKNKEGLHIKSYPIEYGDKCVCKFTPADKFTGGVPDNLFGGMMAVIFDCHGTASAAWFAHKNKGLKLTKDTVIGRFVTAKLEIDFKKPLPMNEEITVTSTVEEIEERKAIVNMEMEVGGVAHAKARMIAVAAKDDM, from the coding sequence TTGAAAAAAATTGCTATTCAAGACACTTACGGAGAAAGATTTCAACACTGCTGGGGTTGTGGACCCAAAAATAAAGAGGGTTTACACATAAAAAGCTATCCCATTGAATATGGAGACAAATGTGTCTGCAAGTTTACGCCAGCTGACAAGTTTACAGGTGGCGTTCCGGATAACCTCTTTGGAGGTATGATGGCAGTTATCTTTGATTGCCATGGTACTGCTTCTGCGGCTTGGTTTGCCCATAAAAACAAGGGGCTTAAACTTACAAAAGATACTGTAATAGGTCGCTTTGTTACAGCAAAATTGGAAATTGATTTTAAAAAGCCGCTACCTATGAACGAAGAAATAACAGTTACATCTACTGTTGAAGAGATTGAAGAAAGAAAAGCCATAGTTAATATGGAAATGGAAGTAGGCGGAGTTGCTCATGCCAAAGCGAGGATGATTGCTGTAGCTGCAAAGGACGATATGTAA
- a CDS encoding DNA polymerase III subunit gamma/tau — MESFVVSARKYRPQTFKSVVGQLSITQTLKSAVKNNQLAHAYLFCGPRGVGKTTCARIFAKAINCFSPTEENEPCNQCESCEAFNGNRSYNIHELDAASNNSVEDIRNLIEQVRITPRIGKYNVYIIDEVHMLSTSAFNAFLKTLEEPPAHAIFVLATTEKHKVLPTILSRCQVFDFNRIRIEDTVNHLKHVAQSENIKAEDQALRVIAQKSDGGMRDALSIFDQLVSFTGGDITYQKTIENLNILDYEYYFKVVDCILENKISELMLIYDDILRKGFDGLIFISGLSSHFRNLMMSKNPTTVKLIDAGADMEQKYLQQATKCSTNLLFGALQKLRECEFNYKTSKNQRLHVELTLMDIGFFQFNIENKKKKSAKGK, encoded by the coding sequence ATGGAAAGTTTTGTTGTGTCGGCTCGGAAATACAGACCTCAGACCTTCAAGTCTGTGGTTGGACAATTAAGTATTACTCAAACTTTAAAAAGTGCTGTAAAAAACAATCAGTTAGCACATGCCTATCTATTTTGCGGACCTCGTGGTGTTGGTAAAACCACCTGTGCGCGGATTTTTGCCAAAGCCATTAACTGTTTCTCGCCAACAGAAGAAAATGAGCCCTGCAACCAATGCGAAAGTTGTGAAGCTTTTAACGGCAACCGCTCATATAATATCCATGAACTTGATGCCGCTTCAAACAATTCCGTCGAAGATATTCGCAATTTAATCGAACAGGTTAGAATTACTCCAAGAATTGGGAAGTACAACGTTTATATCATTGATGAGGTTCATATGTTGTCAACCTCGGCGTTTAACGCTTTTTTGAAAACATTGGAAGAGCCTCCTGCACACGCAATATTTGTTCTGGCTACAACCGAAAAACATAAAGTCTTACCTACAATTTTATCACGGTGTCAAGTCTTTGATTTTAACCGTATTAGGATTGAAGATACAGTAAATCATCTAAAACACGTTGCACAAAGCGAAAACATCAAGGCTGAAGATCAGGCGTTAAGAGTTATAGCTCAAAAAAGTGACGGCGGAATGCGTGACGCACTTTCGATATTCGACCAATTGGTGAGCTTTACCGGAGGAGATATAACTTATCAAAAAACCATTGAAAACCTAAATATTCTCGACTATGAATACTATTTCAAAGTCGTAGATTGTATTCTTGAGAATAAAATATCGGAATTAATGTTGATTTACGATGATATTCTTCGTAAAGGTTTTGATGGTCTGATATTTATATCGGGACTATCATCTCATTTTCGAAACTTAATGATGAGCAAAAATCCGACAACAGTTAAGCTGATTGATGCCGGTGCCGATATGGAGCAAAAATATTTGCAACAAGCAACAAAATGCTCCACGAACTTGCTGTTTGGGGCATTACAAAAGCTCCGAGAATGCGAATTTAATTACAAAACAAGCAAAAATCAACGGTTACACGTTGAGTTAACCTTAATGGATATCGGATTTTTTCAGTTTAATATTGAAAACAAAAAAAAAAAATCCGCAAAGGGTAAGTAG
- a CDS encoding ferritin yields the protein MISSKLESAINEQINAELWSGYMYLSMSAYFEEKGLTGFAKWMRLQAEEEKDHAYKFFDYVNERGARVILKPIAKVPTTWKNPLDVMKETLNHEKHVTSLIYKLMDLAIAEKDYATQSFLNWFIDEQVEEEASASDIVTRLEMISDSKNGLFMLDRELGSRE from the coding sequence ATGATTTCGTCAAAATTAGAAAGTGCAATTAATGAACAAATTAATGCCGAACTATGGTCAGGATATATGTATCTTAGTATGAGTGCATATTTTGAAGAAAAAGGGTTGACAGGATTTGCAAAGTGGATGAGACTCCAGGCAGAAGAGGAAAAAGATCACGCTTACAAATTTTTCGATTATGTTAATGAGCGTGGAGCGAGAGTTATACTTAAACCCATTGCAAAGGTTCCAACAACATGGAAAAATCCTCTCGATGTTATGAAAGAAACCTTAAATCACGAAAAACATGTTACTTCATTGATATACAAATTAATGGATTTAGCTATAGCTGAGAAAGATTATGCAACCCAAAGTTTCTTGAATTGGTTTATTGATGAACAGGTTGAAGAGGAGGCAAGTGCATCAGATATCGTTACTCGTTTAGAGATGATAAGTGATAGTAAAAATGGGCTGTTTATGTTAGACAGGGAACTTGGAAGCCGAGAATAA
- the trxB gene encoding thioredoxin-disulfide reductase: MDISENTSSGPASGDAQEHVRCLIIGSGPAGYTAAIYAARANLNPVIYQGIQPGGQLTTTTEVENFPGYPEGTTGNNLMEDLQKQALRFGADSRWGIVTKVDFSQHPHKVWVDDKTLITADTVIIATGATARYLGLESEEKYKGSGVSACATCDGFFYRGKDVAVVGGGDTAAEEALYLASLCNKVYVIVRKPFLRASKIMQERVMSTPNIEVLFEHNTKELYGDSVVEGAKLIKRMGEPDETIVDIKIDGFFLAIGHTPNSDVFKPYIETDEVGYIKTKGTSTYTNIPGVFACGDVMDNSYRQAVTAAGTGCKAAIDAERWLGEHKL, from the coding sequence ATGGATATTTCAGAAAACACATCAAGTGGCCCTGCATCGGGTGATGCCCAAGAACATGTTCGCTGTTTGATTATTGGTTCAGGACCAGCAGGCTACACCGCAGCTATTTACGCTGCTCGTGCAAATCTTAATCCTGTTATTTATCAAGGTATTCAGCCCGGAGGTCAGTTAACTACCACAACCGAAGTTGAAAATTTTCCCGGATATCCCGAAGGCACAACAGGGAACAATCTTATGGAAGATTTGCAAAAACAAGCATTGCGTTTTGGTGCCGATTCTCGTTGGGGAATTGTTACAAAGGTCGATTTTAGCCAACACCCTCACAAAGTTTGGGTTGACGATAAAACTTTAATCACAGCCGATACAGTAATTATTGCCACAGGCGCAACAGCTCGCTATTTGGGTCTAGAGAGTGAGGAAAAATACAAAGGCTCTGGGGTCTCTGCCTGTGCAACTTGCGACGGTTTTTTCTATCGCGGAAAAGATGTTGCCGTAGTTGGCGGTGGCGATACAGCTGCAGAGGAGGCTTTATATTTAGCAAGTCTATGCAATAAAGTATATGTTATTGTGCGCAAACCATTTTTACGCGCTTCTAAAATAATGCAAGAGAGAGTTATGTCAACACCAAATATCGAAGTGCTTTTTGAACACAATACCAAAGAGTTGTACGGAGATAGCGTTGTCGAAGGTGCGAAACTTATTAAACGTATGGGCGAGCCGGACGAAACCATTGTTGATATAAAAATTGACGGTTTTTTCCTTGCAATTGGACACACTCCAAATTCTGACGTATTCAAACCTTATATCGAAACAGATGAAGTTGGGTATATTAAAACTAAAGGAACATCAACTTACACAAATATTCCCGGCGTTTTTGCATGTGGCGATGTTATGGACAATTCATACCGACAAGCCGTAACAGCGGCAGGCACCGGCTGTAAAGCAGCTATTGATGCAGAACGTTGGTTGGGTGAACACAAACTGTAA
- the rplS gene encoding 50S ribosomal protein L19: MDLMNVVKEHFKQENDFPAFRAGDTITVHYKIKEGNKERIQQYRGVVIQRRGVGLSETITVRKMSGNIGVERIFPTNSPFIEKIELNKAGKVRRARIFYLRGLTGKKARIKERRM; this comes from the coding sequence ATGGACTTAATGAATGTTGTTAAAGAACATTTTAAACAGGAAAATGATTTCCCCGCTTTTCGTGCAGGAGACACAATTACCGTACACTACAAGATTAAAGAGGGAAATAAAGAGAGGATACAGCAGTACAGAGGCGTTGTTATTCAACGTCGTGGTGTTGGTCTTTCAGAAACTATTACTGTACGTAAAATGAGTGGTAACATTGGTGTTGAGCGTATTTTCCCCACCAATTCGCCATTTATCGAGAAAATAGAACTTAATAAAGCTGGAAAAGTTCGTCGTGCACGTATTTTCTACTTGCGTGGACTTACTGGTAAAAAAGCTCGTATTAAAGAGAGAAGAATGTAA
- a CDS encoding RtcB family protein, protein MIDIINSERIPIKLWLDDADEDTIKQAKNLANLPFAFSHIALMADAHVGFGMPIGGILATKEVIIPNAVGVDIGCGMCAVQTNIEHIENKQLRDIMSIIRSKIPLGFKWHKQKQDQTLMPKLPKHTMITQEYEQAMFQLGTLGGGNHFIEIQKGSNNRIWLMVHSGSRNLGKKVADHYNKAAKRMNSKTPEIVPANWDLAYLPLDTTEAQHYIDEMNYCVAFALANRKLMMERVCESVAQVVNNAAFGSPVDIAHNYAALETHFGEKVWVHRKGATRAQKDETCIIPGSQGSKSYIVKGLGNEQSFKSCSHGAGRKLGRKQAIRTLNLKEEIELLESKNVIHSIRSQRDLEEASSAYKDIETVMKNQSDLVKIDVELEPLAVIKG, encoded by the coding sequence ATGATTGATATAATAAATAGCGAACGAATTCCTATTAAACTATGGTTAGATGATGCCGACGAAGACACAATTAAGCAAGCCAAAAACCTTGCAAATCTTCCTTTTGCGTTTTCGCATATTGCGCTAATGGCTGACGCACATGTGGGCTTCGGAATGCCTATTGGTGGCATATTAGCAACGAAGGAAGTAATTATTCCAAACGCTGTTGGTGTTGATATTGGCTGCGGAATGTGTGCAGTTCAAACTAATATCGAACATATTGAAAATAAGCAGTTAAGGGATATAATGTCCATCATAAGAAGTAAAATACCGTTGGGTTTCAAATGGCATAAGCAAAAACAAGATCAAACTCTAATGCCTAAGCTTCCAAAACACACCATGATAACTCAAGAATACGAACAGGCGATGTTTCAATTAGGCACGTTGGGAGGCGGAAATCATTTTATTGAGATACAGAAAGGTAGCAACAATCGTATTTGGCTGATGGTGCATTCGGGAAGCAGGAATCTAGGTAAAAAGGTTGCAGACCACTACAACAAAGCGGCAAAAAGGATGAATAGCAAAACACCCGAAATTGTTCCTGCTAATTGGGATTTAGCTTATCTCCCACTCGATACTACTGAGGCTCAACACTATATAGATGAAATGAACTATTGCGTTGCATTTGCCTTAGCCAACAGAAAACTGATGATGGAAAGAGTTTGCGAATCTGTTGCTCAGGTTGTTAATAATGCCGCATTCGGTAGTCCTGTAGATATAGCGCATAATTACGCGGCTTTAGAGACACATTTTGGAGAGAAAGTTTGGGTTCATCGTAAAGGGGCAACTCGCGCACAGAAAGATGAAACTTGTATAATTCCTGGCTCACAGGGTAGTAAATCCTATATTGTAAAAGGTTTAGGAAACGAGCAGAGCTTTAAATCGTGTAGTCATGGTGCAGGCAGAAAACTTGGGCGTAAACAAGCAATCAGAACTTTAAACCTTAAAGAAGAGATTGAACTGCTTGAATCTAAAAACGTTATACACTCCATTCGTTCACAACGTGATTTAGAAGAGGCATCCAGTGCATATAAAGATATTGAGACTGTTATGAAAAATCAATCTGATTTGGTTAAAATTGATGTCGAATTAGAGCCTTTAGCTGTTATAAAGGGTTAA
- a CDS encoding 4-amino-4-deoxychorismate lyase has translation MTEKPLFVCINGDIEPEKSWLSIQNRSFKYGDGIYETVRARGTRILFLNEHYQHLCESMKAMNMDIESLPTIQEIENAVSRLLYRNKFLVASSLRFTVFRSGAGGLNPEYNKVEYCIEASPIEKGKFELNTKGLSVGIYNDNPIYPSVISSLKTTSAILRVMAANYAYKNNLNDSLLINHKGNLVEATSSNLFIYKNKILYTPPLSDGCVNGIMRNTVIELARESGIEVVDNQSLAPHDIENATELFLTNATNGIRWVIAYKNFRFYNHLSKSLISLLNKKTELNN, from the coding sequence ATGACAGAAAAGCCATTATTCGTATGCATTAATGGGGATATTGAGCCTGAAAAATCGTGGCTTTCAATACAAAATCGTTCTTTTAAATATGGTGACGGGATTTATGAAACCGTGCGAGCACGGGGTACTCGGATATTGTTCTTAAACGAGCACTATCAGCATTTGTGCGAAAGCATGAAGGCTATGAACATGGACATCGAGTCTCTACCGACAATTCAAGAAATAGAAAACGCTGTAAGTCGTCTGCTCTATAGAAATAAGTTTTTGGTAGCTTCAAGTTTAAGGTTTACAGTTTTTCGCAGTGGCGCAGGAGGACTTAATCCAGAATACAATAAGGTAGAATACTGTATTGAAGCATCTCCAATCGAAAAAGGAAAATTTGAACTGAACACCAAAGGTCTATCCGTAGGCATTTACAACGATAATCCTATATATCCCTCTGTAATATCATCACTTAAAACCACATCGGCTATATTGCGTGTTATGGCAGCTAATTATGCCTATAAAAATAATTTAAACGACTCTCTGTTGATAAACCATAAAGGAAATTTGGTTGAAGCGACATCGTCTAACCTCTTTATTTACAAAAACAAAATACTCTATACCCCACCTCTATCCGATGGTTGCGTAAATGGAATAATGCGAAACACAGTGATAGAGCTTGCACGTGAATCAGGAATTGAAGTTGTTGATAATCAGAGCTTAGCTCCACACGATATTGAAAATGCCACCGAACTGTTCCTTACCAATGCCACCAATGGAATACGGTGGGTTATTGCATATAAAAACTTTAGATTTTACAACCATTTATCAAAATCATTAATCTCACTGCTTAACAAAAAAACAGAGCTAAACAATTGA
- a CDS encoding HAD-IIIA family hydrolase: protein MKAIFLDRDGVINDNSEHYYIYKFEQWTFNPGIEKVLKHFCDLGYELFIVSNQGGISRGICTKEEVETLHSKIFEILGSKGIKIRDIAICPHHNLLENCLCRKPKSLMLEKLIAKHNIDIEKSWFVGDSKTDFEAANAINLKSIIVPANTNIFEYIGQIK, encoded by the coding sequence ATGAAAGCTATTTTTTTAGATCGTGACGGAGTAATTAACGATAACAGCGAACACTACTACATATACAAATTTGAGCAGTGGACGTTCAACCCTGGAATTGAAAAAGTTTTAAAACATTTTTGTGATTTAGGTTACGAACTTTTTATTGTCAGCAATCAAGGGGGGATATCTCGCGGTATCTGCACCAAAGAGGAAGTGGAAACACTGCACAGCAAAATATTTGAAATTCTTGGTAGTAAAGGAATTAAGATTAGAGATATAGCCATTTGTCCACATCACAATTTGCTTGAAAACTGTTTGTGCCGAAAGCCCAAATCCTTGATGTTAGAGAAGTTAATAGCCAAACACAATATAGATATCGAAAAAAGCTGGTTTGTCGGCGATAGTAAAACCGATTTTGAGGCTGCAAACGCCATAAATCTAAAATCCATCATAGTTCCTGCCAATACCAATATATTTGAGTATATTGGACAGATAAAATAA
- a CDS encoding rhomboid family intramembrane serine protease: protein MILTIIIITSIVSAYAFRDYSIMSKLQFNAYRIVHNREWYRLFSHALLHGGWIHLIINMLVLYSFGNFVISAFGYVFQFMNANLLFILYYVFAVAISSLYSVRKHRNNVYYNAVGASGAVSAVVFTAIFFEPYQMILFFGILPIPGIVFGILYLVYSYYMAKKGIDNIGHDAHFYGAIFGLLFPILLEPNLIKYFLSRLLLFNL from the coding sequence ATGATTCTTACAATAATAATTATAACATCTATTGTTTCTGCTTACGCATTTAGAGATTATAGCATAATGAGTAAATTGCAATTTAATGCATACCGCATTGTGCATAACCGAGAGTGGTACAGGCTATTTTCTCATGCTTTATTGCACGGAGGTTGGATACATCTAATAATCAACATGTTAGTACTCTATTCATTCGGTAATTTTGTTATATCGGCATTTGGCTACGTTTTTCAATTTATGAATGCCAACCTTTTATTTATATTGTACTATGTTTTTGCAGTTGCAATTTCGAGTTTATATAGTGTTAGAAAGCATCGTAACAACGTCTATTACAATGCTGTAGGAGCGAGCGGAGCAGTGTCAGCAGTTGTTTTTACTGCAATATTTTTTGAACCATATCAAATGATACTTTTTTTCGGGATTCTGCCAATTCCGGGGATAGTATTTGGAATATTATATCTTGTTTATAGCTACTATATGGCTAAAAAAGGAATAGATAACATAGGTCACGATGCGCATTTCTACGGAGCTATATTCGGACTTCTGTTTCCTATTTTACTTGAACCTAATTTGATAAAGTATTTTCTTAGCCGACTTTTACTTTTTAATTTATAA
- a CDS encoding toxin-antitoxin system YwqK family antitoxin yields MHKSITVAFLLLICNVSFSQTQKVSTKWDNGKIASQGVTLNGFEHGKWEYFDREGRLMQEIEYDRGVANGKITYYYRNGKKQNEGHFSQGIHDGAFFEWYENGNLKSSGQYDFAIKIGSWKQFYENGKLEKEEYFIDGQPRIITAISKNEDTLVFNGKGYYKGFYPNGKLLEEGAINDSLPQGLWIFYFSSGAKKEEGTFTNGLKTGTWTSWFPNGNKRSTINNQNGENCEWFENGVQATQGYIENGKKTGDWSFWNENGTLIKKATYKADKYDGKVITYYQTGIEKSKINFIDGRMHGHALWYFEDGKTDIEGNFADSLQHGHWIYYRTDGDKGNEGDYNKGELDGKWTWYYSGNRMWKTGYYDRGIRVGHWLYLYEDSTKFKEGNYKNGKEHGLWQTWYENGQLNVSGYFKNGLMDSLWSGWYENGQKYYEVNYTDHVLNGESKYWYDNGKLMSEENYKNGQLHGIFKTFQHNGKIIMSGNYANGLKHGEFKYFDQLNEKVALREETWVNDRPNGTWITRHKYGSVESIRNFQNGKKHGLLRFTEPDGTIVYEAQYKNDKLVKTIVDKKDPEKAKDKRRR; encoded by the coding sequence ATGCATAAGTCAATCACAGTTGCTTTTTTATTATTAATCTGTAACGTATCTTTCTCTCAAACTCAAAAAGTATCGACCAAATGGGATAATGGCAAAATTGCTTCTCAAGGGGTTACTCTAAACGGCTTTGAACATGGTAAATGGGAATATTTCGACCGCGAGGGCAGATTAATGCAAGAGATTGAATATGACCGAGGTGTTGCCAACGGTAAAATTACCTACTACTACAGAAATGGCAAAAAACAGAACGAGGGACACTTCTCGCAAGGAATACATGATGGCGCATTCTTTGAATGGTACGAAAACGGAAATCTAAAAAGCTCTGGACAATATGATTTTGCAATAAAAATCGGCTCATGGAAACAGTTCTACGAAAACGGCAAATTAGAAAAGGAGGAGTATTTTATTGATGGTCAGCCACGTATCATTACCGCAATATCAAAAAATGAGGATACACTTGTTTTCAACGGAAAGGGCTATTACAAAGGTTTTTATCCAAACGGGAAGCTATTGGAGGAGGGAGCTATTAATGACAGTTTACCTCAAGGCTTATGGATATTTTACTTTAGTTCAGGCGCAAAAAAAGAGGAGGGCACATTTACAAACGGCTTAAAGACAGGCACTTGGACTTCATGGTTTCCAAATGGCAACAAGCGTAGCACTATCAACAATCAAAATGGCGAGAACTGTGAATGGTTCGAAAATGGAGTGCAAGCAACCCAAGGCTACATCGAAAACGGCAAAAAAACAGGCGACTGGTCGTTTTGGAATGAAAACGGAACACTTATCAAAAAGGCAACCTACAAAGCCGACAAATACGATGGCAAAGTAATTACATATTATCAAACAGGGATTGAAAAAAGCAAGATTAATTTTATTGACGGTCGTATGCACGGTCACGCTCTGTGGTATTTTGAAGATGGGAAGACCGATATCGAGGGCAATTTTGCGGATAGCCTACAACACGGACACTGGATTTATTACCGCACAGACGGAGACAAAGGCAACGAAGGCGACTACAATAAAGGCGAATTAGACGGCAAATGGACTTGGTACTACTCCGGTAACAGAATGTGGAAAACAGGTTATTACGACAGAGGTATAAGGGTTGGACATTGGCTATATTTATATGAAGATAGCACAAAATTCAAAGAGGGCAACTACAAAAACGGCAAAGAGCACGGACTTTGGCAAACATGGTACGAAAACGGTCAACTAAATGTTAGTGGCTATTTTAAAAACGGTTTAATGGATAGCCTTTGGTCAGGTTGGTATGAAAACGGACAAAAATATTACGAAGTAAACTATACCGACCATGTCTTAAATGGCGAATCGAAATATTGGTACGATAACGGTAAATTAATGTCTGAAGAGAATTACAAAAACGGACAGCTTCACGGGATCTTTAAAACATTCCAGCACAACGGAAAAATAATCATGTCGGGAAATTACGCAAACGGTCTAAAACACGGCGAATTCAAGTATTTCGACCAACTAAACGAAAAGGTTGCCTTGCGCGAAGAGACATGGGTTAACGACAGACCAAACGGCACGTGGATAACCCGCCATAAGTACGGAAGCGTTGAAAGCATAAGGAATTTTCAAAACGGGAAGAAACACGGCTTACTACGCTTTACCGAACCAGACGGCACTATTGTTTACGAAGCCCAATATAAAAACGACAAGCTTGTAAAAACAATTGTCGATAAAAAAGACCCTGAAAAAGCAAAAGATAAAAGAAGAAGATAA
- a CDS encoding NADPH-dependent oxidoreductase: MLETISKHRSIRKFKPDAISDSILTEILEAGTRASNTGNMQLYSVVVTKDKEIREKLWETHFKQNMVLQAPVHITICADVNRFHKWCELNQAPVSYDNFFWFINATIDATLASQNICLEAENNGLGICILGTVLYNVDKIIEILELPKGVIPLTAIVLGYPDENPPLTDRLPLDAVVHYEKYKDYSPQAIEKLFFEKDNSEFYKNIVEENGLKNLSLVFTERRYPRASNIEKSEELLETLKKHGFFNHK, translated from the coding sequence ATGTTAGAGACAATTTCAAAACATCGTTCAATTCGCAAGTTCAAACCGGATGCTATTAGCGATAGCATTCTTACAGAGATTTTAGAGGCTGGTACAAGGGCTTCCAACACTGGTAACATGCAGTTATACAGCGTTGTAGTTACCAAAGACAAAGAGATAAGGGAGAAGCTGTGGGAGACTCACTTTAAACAAAATATGGTGTTGCAAGCACCAGTGCACATTACTATCTGCGCCGATGTAAACAGATTTCACAAATGGTGTGAATTAAACCAAGCCCCTGTCTCTTACGACAACTTTTTCTGGTTTATAAATGCAACTATTGATGCCACGCTTGCGTCACAAAATATCTGTTTAGAGGCTGAAAATAACGGACTTGGAATTTGTATATTGGGAACCGTTCTGTATAATGTGGATAAAATTATTGAGATATTGGAACTGCCCAAAGGTGTTATTCCTCTGACTGCCATAGTTTTAGGTTATCCAGATGAAAACCCTCCACTGACTGACAGACTACCTTTGGATGCTGTTGTTCACTACGAGAAATATAAAGATTATTCTCCCCAAGCAATTGAAAAACTGTTCTTTGAGAAAGATAATTCAGAGTTTTACAAAAATATTGTAGAGGAGAATGGTCTTAAAAACTTATCATTAGTTTTTACTGAAAGGAGATACCCTCGTGCCAGCAATATCGAAAAAAGTGAAGAACTCCTTGAAACATTAAAAAAGCACGGGTTTTTTAATCACAAATAA